A portion of the Stigmatella aurantiaca DW4/3-1 genome contains these proteins:
- a CDS encoding NADH:flavin oxidoreductase/NADH oxidase, whose protein sequence is MPTLFDPFTLKGVTLRNRIAASPMCQYMAVEGIPNDWHHVHLASLARGGAGLVIAEATAVSPEGRITPGCTGLWSDGQAEAFAPIVRSIEAAGAVPGIQLGHAGRKASANRPWEGDDHIPQGDPRGWETLSPSAIAFGGGLPKTPRAMTQEDIVRVREDFVAAAKRAREADFRWLVLHFAHGYLAQSFFSVHANQRDDTYGGSAENRGRFLVETLAAVREVWPEDRPLTARFGVIEFDGRDEETLAESIELVRRFKAHGLDFIDVSMGFSTPTANIPWAPGFIAPFAERVRREAGLPGSTSWNITNASQADHLIREGKVDVVMIGKALLADPHWPYAAARTLGVNRASWVLPAPYAHWLERYRTA, encoded by the coding sequence ATGCCTACCCTTTTCGACCCCTTCACGCTCAAGGGCGTGACGTTGCGCAACCGCATCGCCGCCTCCCCCATGTGCCAGTACATGGCCGTGGAGGGTATCCCCAATGACTGGCATCACGTGCACCTCGCCAGCCTCGCTCGAGGCGGAGCAGGTCTGGTCATCGCCGAGGCGACAGCGGTCTCCCCCGAGGGCCGGATCACGCCCGGATGCACTGGCCTTTGGAGTGATGGGCAGGCCGAGGCCTTCGCGCCGATCGTTCGCAGCATCGAGGCAGCCGGTGCCGTCCCTGGCATCCAGCTTGGCCATGCGGGCCGCAAGGCCAGTGCCAACCGGCCGTGGGAAGGCGATGACCACATCCCCCAGGGTGATCCGCGCGGCTGGGAGACCCTCTCCCCCTCGGCGATCGCCTTCGGTGGTGGGTTGCCGAAGACACCTCGCGCCATGACCCAGGAGGACATCGTCCGGGTGCGCGAGGACTTCGTCGCGGCGGCCAAGCGCGCCCGGGAGGCCGACTTCCGCTGGCTCGTCCTGCACTTCGCGCACGGTTATCTGGCCCAGAGCTTCTTCTCGGTCCACGCCAACCAACGCGATGACACCTATGGCGGCAGTGCCGAGAACCGTGGACGTTTCCTCGTGGAGACGCTCGCGGCAGTGCGCGAAGTCTGGCCGGAAGATCGGCCCCTCACCGCGCGCTTCGGGGTGATTGAGTTCGACGGGCGTGACGAGGAGACACTCGCGGAGTCGATTGAGCTCGTCCGGCGCTTCAAGGCCCATGGCCTGGACTTCATCGATGTCAGCATGGGGTTCTCGACACCAACAGCCAACATCCCCTGGGCTCCGGGCTTCATCGCACCGTTCGCCGAGCGCGTGCGCCGCGAAGCTGGGCTTCCGGGCTCGACCAGTTGGAACATCACCAACGCCTCCCAGGCCGACCACCTCATCCGCGAAGGCAAAGTAGACGTTGTCATGATTGGCAAGGCGCTCCTGGCCGATCCTCACTGGCCATATGCCGCCGCCAGGACGCTCGGCGTGAACCGGGCCTCGTGGGTGCTGCCGGCCCCCTACGCCCACTGGCTCGAGAGGTACCGGACAGCCTGA
- a CDS encoding CoA transferase subunit A, producing MADILSLRDAVAGLVKDGDTVALEGFTHLIPMAAGHELIRQGRRDLSLVRMTPDLIYDQLIGAGCAKALRFSWGGNPGVGSLHRLRDAVENGWPRPLELREHSHADMANAYTAGASRLPFGILRGYAGSDLPKHNPDIRFIECPFTGERLAVSPAVRPDVTVIHAQKADRKGNVLLWGILGVQKEAALAADKVIVTVEEIVDRLDAPPNACILPNWVVNAVSHVPGGAFPSYAHGYSARDNRFYIDWDEISRDRERFTAWIQRHVRDTEDFNGFRTVYAEGTKGAA from the coding sequence ATGGCGGACATCCTGTCATTGCGAGATGCTGTCGCCGGCCTGGTGAAAGACGGTGACACCGTCGCATTGGAGGGGTTCACCCACCTGATTCCGATGGCGGCGGGGCATGAGCTCATCCGCCAGGGCCGGCGTGACCTGAGCCTGGTGCGCATGACGCCAGACCTGATCTACGACCAGTTGATCGGCGCCGGATGCGCCAAGGCGTTGCGCTTCTCCTGGGGAGGCAATCCCGGCGTCGGCTCTCTGCACCGGTTGCGCGACGCCGTCGAGAACGGCTGGCCGCGTCCACTCGAACTGCGCGAGCACAGCCACGCCGACATGGCCAACGCCTACACCGCGGGCGCCTCCAGGCTGCCGTTCGGCATCCTCAGAGGCTACGCGGGCTCCGACCTGCCGAAACACAACCCGGATATCCGCTTCATCGAGTGTCCCTTCACGGGTGAGCGTCTGGCCGTGTCGCCGGCAGTGCGGCCGGATGTGACGGTGATCCACGCGCAGAAAGCCGACCGCAAAGGCAACGTGCTGCTGTGGGGCATCCTCGGCGTGCAGAAGGAAGCCGCGCTGGCGGCCGACAAGGTCATCGTCACGGTCGAGGAGATCGTCGACCGCCTGGATGCGCCACCCAATGCCTGCATCCTGCCGAATTGGGTGGTCAACGCCGTGAGCCATGTGCCCGGTGGGGCATTCCCGTCCTACGCGCACGGCTATTCCGCGCGCGACAACCGCTTCTACATCGACTGGGACGAGATCTCCCGCGACCGGGAGCGCTTCACCGCCTGGATCCAGCGCCACGTGCGCGACACCGAGGACTTCAACGGCTTCCGAACCGTCTACGCCGAGGGCACGAAGGGGGCCGCATGA
- the pcaF gene encoding 3-oxoadipyl-CoA thiolase, which yields MSAAFLCDAVRTPIGRYGGILASLRADDLAAVPMRALLARNPRLDPEAIDDVFYGCANQAGEDNRNVARMGLLLAGLPPHVPGTTLNRLCGSGLDAVGSAARAILAGEIELAIAGGVESMTRAPLVVGKADSAFGRAQTLEDTTMGWRFVNPKMHSLYGTDSMPETGENVATDYGIGRKDQDAFAFRSQQRAQRAQASGYFSQEIIPVMVQGQKRGETIELLVDEHPRPETTLEGLAKLKTPFREPGTVTAGNASGINDGAAAMIIASEAAVARFGLTPRARVLGMATAGVPPRTMGIGPVPATRKLLARLGMAMSDFDVVELNEAFAAQALACLRQLGLPDDAEHVNPNGGAIALGHPLGMSGARLALTACHQLHVSNGRRALVTMCIGVGQGIALAMERV from the coding sequence ATGAGCGCGGCCTTCCTCTGTGACGCCGTCCGCACGCCCATCGGCCGCTACGGCGGAATCCTGGCAAGCCTTCGTGCCGACGACCTGGCCGCCGTGCCCATGCGAGCGCTGCTGGCACGCAACCCACGGCTCGACCCTGAGGCCATCGACGACGTCTTCTACGGCTGCGCCAACCAGGCCGGCGAGGACAATCGCAACGTTGCGCGCATGGGCCTGCTCCTCGCTGGCCTCCCGCCCCACGTGCCCGGAACCACCCTCAACCGCCTGTGCGGCTCGGGTCTCGACGCCGTCGGCAGCGCCGCGCGCGCGATCCTTGCTGGCGAAATCGAACTCGCGATCGCTGGCGGTGTCGAGTCGATGACCCGTGCTCCGCTCGTCGTCGGCAAGGCCGACAGCGCCTTCGGCCGCGCCCAGACCCTGGAGGACACCACCATGGGCTGGCGCTTCGTCAATCCGAAGATGCATTCGCTCTACGGCACCGACTCCATGCCCGAGACCGGGGAGAACGTCGCCACCGACTACGGCATCGGCCGCAAGGATCAAGACGCGTTCGCTTTCCGCAGCCAGCAGCGGGCCCAACGTGCGCAGGCGTCCGGCTATTTCTCCCAGGAGATCATCCCCGTGATGGTTCAGGGCCAGAAGCGCGGGGAAACGATCGAGCTGCTGGTGGACGAACATCCGCGTCCGGAGACGACGCTTGAAGGGCTGGCCAAGCTCAAGACGCCGTTCCGCGAGCCGGGGACGGTCACCGCCGGCAACGCCTCAGGCATCAACGACGGCGCAGCCGCGATGATCATTGCCTCCGAAGCCGCGGTGGCGCGGTTTGGCCTGACGCCGAGGGCGCGCGTCCTCGGCATGGCCACCGCCGGCGTGCCACCGCGGACGATGGGCATCGGTCCGGTGCCAGCAACCCGGAAGCTGCTCGCGCGGCTCGGCATGGCGATGAGCGACTTCGACGTCGTCGAACTCAACGAGGCCTTCGCCGCGCAGGCACTCGCCTGCCTGCGCCAGCTTGGCCTTCCCGACGACGCAGAGCACGTCAATCCCAACGGCGGCGCGATCGCCCTGGGCCATCCTCTCGGCATGAGCGGCGCGCGGCTGGCCCTGACCGCCTGTCATCAACTGCACGTGAGCAACGGTCGGCGTGCGCTGGTCACGATGTGCATCGGTGTCGGCCAGGGCATCGCATTGGCCATGGAACGCGTCTGA
- the pcaH gene encoding protocatechuate 3,4-dioxygenase subunit beta, with the protein MNRDKPPQNAPGALPRNPLPPEPLPGYRRPFWNTQPDYVFEPYQSTLLRGPTQPLVRIPATPSELTGPAFSRTILGEHEDDLTQGHAGAPQGERLIVSGRVLDENGRPVRHALVEVWQANAAGRYLHARDQHDAPLDPHFTGEGRVFTDEHGRYRFTTIRPGAYPWRNHYNAWRPAHIHFSLFGAGLGTRLVTQMYFPGDALLPYDPIFNSTADEKARNRLVSQLDWENAISEIALAYRFDIVLRGRLQTPWEK; encoded by the coding sequence ATGAACCGAGACAAGCCACCACAGAACGCCCCGGGTGCCCTGCCGCGCAACCCGCTTCCGCCCGAGCCCCTGCCCGGCTACCGGCGTCCTTTCTGGAACACCCAGCCGGACTACGTGTTCGAGCCCTACCAGTCGACCCTGCTGCGCGGCCCCACACAGCCGTTGGTCCGCATCCCGGCGACGCCGTCGGAACTCACCGGCCCGGCCTTCTCACGCACCATCCTCGGAGAGCACGAGGACGACCTGACCCAAGGCCACGCGGGCGCCCCCCAAGGGGAGCGGCTCATCGTCAGTGGCCGCGTGCTCGACGAAAACGGACGGCCCGTCCGTCACGCGTTGGTCGAGGTCTGGCAGGCGAATGCCGCGGGGCGCTACCTGCACGCACGCGACCAGCATGACGCCCCGCTGGATCCGCACTTCACCGGCGAGGGCAGAGTCTTCACCGACGAGCACGGCCGCTACCGCTTCACCACCATCCGCCCGGGCGCCTACCCATGGCGCAACCACTACAACGCCTGGCGGCCCGCGCACATCCACTTCTCGCTGTTCGGCGCCGGCCTCGGCACACGGCTGGTGACCCAGATGTACTTCCCGGGTGATGCGCTCCTGCCCTACGACCCGATCTTCAACTCCACCGCGGACGAGAAAGCACGCAACCGCCTGGTGTCCCAGCTCGACTGGGAGAACGCGATCAGCGAGATCGCACTGGCCTACCGCTTCGACATCGTCCTCCGAGGCCGTCTGCAAACGCCATGGGAGAAGTAG
- a CDS encoding CoA-transferase subunit beta gives MSTYSTSEMMTVAAARRLPDGAVCFVGIGLPSTAANLARLTHAPQTVLIYESGPIGAKPSVLPLSIGDGELAETADTVVPTPEIFRYWLQGERIDVGFLGAAQIDRFANINTTVIGDYTKPKTRLPGAGGAPEIAGSAKEVLLILKQSKRGFVRKLDFVTSVGHGEGGDHRHRLGLKGKGPTAVITDLCIMEPDPTTRELTVVSLHPGVSREQVTAATGWPVRFAEKVVETRAPEAHELEALRALIARTQAAHGKGQEGEAS, from the coding sequence ATGAGCACCTATTCGACTTCTGAGATGATGACCGTCGCCGCCGCGCGGCGCCTCCCCGATGGTGCGGTCTGCTTCGTGGGCATCGGCCTGCCGTCGACGGCCGCGAATCTCGCGCGGCTGACGCACGCGCCCCAAACGGTACTCATCTACGAGTCCGGTCCGATTGGCGCCAAGCCCTCGGTGCTGCCGCTGTCAATCGGTGACGGTGAGCTTGCCGAGACCGCCGATACGGTGGTTCCCACGCCCGAAATCTTCCGCTACTGGCTGCAGGGCGAGCGCATCGACGTTGGCTTCCTCGGCGCGGCGCAGATCGACCGTTTCGCCAACATCAACACGACTGTGATTGGAGACTACACGAAGCCGAAGACGCGCCTGCCGGGGGCGGGTGGCGCACCGGAGATCGCTGGCTCCGCCAAGGAAGTCTTGCTCATCCTCAAGCAGTCCAAGCGCGGCTTCGTGCGCAAGCTCGACTTCGTGACCTCGGTCGGTCATGGCGAGGGCGGCGACCATCGCCACCGCCTGGGCTTGAAGGGCAAGGGGCCGACGGCCGTCATCACCGATCTGTGCATCATGGAGCCGGATCCGACGACGCGTGAACTGACCGTGGTCAGCCTGCATCCAGGCGTGAGCCGTGAGCAGGTAACCGCCGCCACCGGGTGGCCGGTCCGCTTCGCCGAGAAGGTCGTGGAGACCCGGGCGCCCGAGGCGCACGAGTTGGAGGCGCTCCGGGCGCTGATCGCACGCACCCAAGCGGCGCACGGCAAGGGCCAGGAGGGCGAGGCGTCATGA
- the pcaG gene encoding protocatechuate 3,4-dioxygenase subunit alpha yields the protein MSFQQSASQTVGPYFIIGLGAGVVTDLTGPQVRGERITLHGQVLDGNGVPVNDAVIETWQADADGRFPETAHDAPPPAFGGFARLPTDAEGRFTLVTVRPGRVADCSARMQAPHLSVNVFMRGMLKHAYTRLYLPDEAEANARDPVLALVPEARRPTLVATGSAADGFHWTLRMQGPQETVFFDY from the coding sequence ATGAGTTTCCAGCAGAGCGCGTCCCAGACCGTCGGACCTTATTTCATCATCGGCCTTGGCGCCGGAGTGGTCACCGACCTGACCGGGCCCCAGGTCCGCGGCGAGCGCATCACGCTCCACGGACAGGTGCTCGACGGCAATGGGGTGCCGGTGAACGACGCCGTCATCGAGACCTGGCAAGCCGATGCCGACGGCCGGTTCCCAGAAACCGCGCACGATGCGCCGCCACCCGCCTTTGGTGGCTTCGCCCGGCTGCCGACGGATGCCGAGGGCCGCTTCACCCTCGTCACAGTGCGTCCGGGTCGCGTCGCTGATTGCAGCGCCCGCATGCAGGCACCGCACCTGTCGGTCAACGTGTTCATGCGCGGCATGCTCAAGCATGCCTACACCCGGCTGTATCTGCCGGACGAGGCTGAGGCCAACGCACGGGATCCGGTGCTGGCGCTGGTGCCGGAGGCGCGGCGGCCCACGCTGGTAGCCACCGGTTCCGCCGCTGACGGCTTCCACTGGACCCTTCGCATGCAGGGCCCCCAAGAAACCGTGTTCTTCGACTACTGA
- a CDS encoding sigma 54-interacting transcriptional regulator: MGEPAEHPLSHRTRFGRLEGSSLSMRVATLLGILEHRRFRRIGAVQERTVDVRVIATTQFDLEREVNRGRFRSALFFRLSTLGVRMPSLRERAEDMPLLVSRILEDLGARVPLSPLPLERLLETNQGNASAAIRASGLSRVHFYELLRRHGQEGRPARPARRRQAPGPLPPGGPFTVKRPAVRIEDSGTGAPIRSSEQARCAHPAKGRFYRE, from the coding sequence GTGGGCGAGCCCGCCGAGCACCCCCTCTCTCATCGTACCCGCTTCGGCCGGTTGGAGGGCTCCAGCCTGTCCATGCGCGTGGCCACGTTGCTGGGCATCCTGGAGCACAGGCGCTTCCGCCGCATCGGCGCAGTGCAGGAGCGGACGGTAGATGTGCGCGTCATCGCCACCACCCAGTTCGACCTGGAGCGCGAGGTCAACCGGGGCCGCTTCCGCTCCGCTCTGTTCTTCCGCCTGAGCACCCTGGGCGTGCGCATGCCCAGCCTGCGTGAGCGCGCCGAGGACATGCCGCTGCTCGTCTCACGCATCCTGGAGGACCTGGGCGCCCGCGTCCCGCTGTCTCCCCTGCCCCTGGAGCGGCTGCTGGAAACGAACCAGGGGAACGCCTCGGCCGCGATCCGGGCCTCGGGGCTCAGCCGGGTGCATTTCTACGAGTTGCTGCGCCGCCACGGCCAGGAAGGACGCCCTGCGCGTCCTGCGCGAAGACGGCAAGCCCCGGGGCCGCTTCCCCCCGGTGGGCCGTTCACCGTAAAGCGCCCCGCTGTCCGAATCGAGGACAGTGGAACCGGCGCGCCCATTCGCTCCAGCGAACAGGCCCGCTGTGCGCACCCCGCAAAGGGCCGATTTTACAGAGAATGA
- a CDS encoding IclR family transcriptional regulator domain-containing protein: MSLPKPEPSEAKRIALVATAQAGDPSFMTSLARGLAVLGAFTSHSRVLTGAELARETGLSRAAVQRCLHTLELLGYVAAEGRGYALRPRVLGLGHAYLTSASLARIAQPVLDEVRDQLKESCSLGVLDDDELLYVARAEISRIMSISLHPGSRLPAYCTSMGRVLLAERPLAEQREYLRKHPRAQLTERTCIDAERLLDILAKVRKDGFSLVDQELEPGLRSLAVPIRNQVGELVAAINVGTQAARISARQLVSVALPSLRAAAEKLRLQVP; this comes from the coding sequence ATGAGCTTGCCCAAGCCCGAGCCCTCCGAAGCCAAACGCATCGCGCTGGTCGCGACAGCGCAAGCTGGCGATCCGAGCTTCATGACATCACTGGCCCGGGGCCTGGCCGTCCTTGGTGCCTTCACCAGCCACAGCAGGGTGCTGACGGGAGCGGAGCTGGCTCGCGAAACCGGGCTGTCACGCGCCGCGGTGCAGCGGTGTCTGCATACCCTGGAGTTGTTGGGGTACGTCGCTGCAGAGGGCCGCGGCTACGCGCTGCGGCCTCGCGTGCTCGGGCTGGGTCACGCCTATCTGACCTCAGCGTCGCTCGCCCGCATCGCCCAGCCGGTCCTGGACGAGGTGCGGGACCAGCTCAAGGAGTCGTGCTCGTTGGGCGTCCTCGACGACGACGAGTTGCTCTATGTCGCGCGCGCGGAGATCTCGCGCATCATGTCGATCTCGCTCCATCCGGGGAGCAGGCTGCCCGCCTACTGCACGTCGATGGGACGCGTTCTTCTCGCGGAGCGTCCGCTGGCCGAGCAGCGGGAGTATCTGAGGAAGCACCCACGTGCCCAGCTCACGGAGCGCACCTGCATCGACGCTGAGCGGCTTCTGGACATCCTCGCCAAGGTGCGAAAGGACGGCTTCTCTCTGGTGGATCAAGAGCTTGAGCCCGGCTTGCGTTCGCTCGCGGTGCCCATCCGCAACCAGGTGGGTGAGCTTGTCGCGGCCATCAACGTAGGCACCCAGGCTGCGCGCATCTCGGCTCGCCAGCTCGTGTCGGTGGCGCTCCCCAGCCTGCGTGCAGCCGCCGAGAAGCTGCGGCTGCAGGTCCCCTAG